A window of Thermoanaerobacterium sp. PSU-2 genomic DNA:
CTCACCGGCTAATGCCTCATTAAGAGTTACACGCCATCTAATGCAATTATACCAAATCTTTTTAAAAATGTAAAACCATCATAACTTTTTGACTACTTTCGTTATACTTTCCATATTGGCCTTTTGTTCTTCTGTAAACGCAACCTGATTATTTACATAATCTAAATTCTTTGTGTTGTTTTCGTCTACTCTGTTTATAATATCCAAAAGTTGCTCAGAAGACGCCAAAAGCTCCTCTACTTGAGCTGATATGTTTTGTGATGCGCCCATGACGCTCTTTACAGCATTTAAAGTCTTATCAGAGCTTGCCGCAGTTTCAGAAGTCACGCTGGATATGTTCCCAATAACAATAGAAATCTCGTCAAATGCCTTCTTTACATCGTTAAATATATCCAATACTTTGTTGACTTCCATTGCTGCTTTAGTTGAATTGTCTATGTCATTTATTACGCTGTCAATTGTCACACCTGTGTAGCTGGTTATGTTCTCTATTATTTCGCTTATCTTTACGACGCTGTCTGTAGACTGTTTAGCCAATTTTCTTATCTCATCTGCCACAACCGCAAAGCCTTTTCCGTATTCTCCAGCTCTTGCGGCTTCTATAGCAGCATTTAAGGACAATAGATTCGTCTGATCGGCTATCTCTGATATGGCTGACAATATCTCTTTTATTCCACCCATCTTCTTGTCCAACTCTTTCAGTTCGTTGGAATTGACTTTTGAATTTTTAAGGCTTTGATTCAAGGTATTTATAAGATTTCTTACAACATCGCCTTGACTTTTTACATTTTCCTCTATTTCTCTTATCTTTGATATAGCGCTATTCATATCACTTAATAAAGTATCAGAAGATCTTGCCAATTCTTCATTAACTTCAGAAACATTTGATATAGACATAGCCACTTCATTGGCATTTTCTGCAATAGTGTTGATGCTTTCGGTAAGCTGCTCAATACCGTCTCTCGACATTTTGATGTTTCCAGTATTCTCCTCTGCCATCTTCTTAAGATGTATTGAAGAATCAAGAACCTTTTCAGAATGCTCCATCGACTTACTTACTTCGCTGTTTATAAGCCTTGATAGCTTTCTCAATCTCCTTACGGTTATCAGTGAGTAAATGATTATCACAATTAGGATTACTGCGCTGATTGCGACAGACATCTTAAATGTCCTGTCGTTTTGCGATATCATATCGTTAAACATTGGCAAAAATCCCTGCGAATATTTATTGCTAAAGTCTGTCATGCTGTTTTGTATCTGCGTTGCGTAATAGCTTACCTTCAATGTCTTATCGCTGTCTTGATCGAGTATGTACTTCTCATTTAAGCTGTCTATGGCCGAACTGATATTTTTTATGCTGTCATTGATGCTATCAACATCTGATTTTAGCTGATTGTATATATTAGTGCCTTTGAAATCGTCTAAAGCGTTTCCAAGATTGTTTACATTTTGGGATATATTGCTTAAATCTGTCCTTAAAGCACTTTTGGTGCTTTGCCCCATCGTGTAATTATTTACATCATTGAGAAGGACACTGCTGTACTGCGCCAACTGCACCTGTGAATTTGAAATGTAAAGCACCTGGTTAATGACAAACTTTTTTAAATTGTTGATGTTATTTTTTGTGTTTATCATTCCCAGATTTACCGTAAATGATAATACCAAAAGCAAAATACCGATTACTACAAACGCTCTTATAAGTTCGCCCCTTAATGTTTTTGTCATTTACACCCCTCCATAGATAAAACCTTTTGACTACTATATCGGCATTAATAGTAAAATGTTAAATGATTGCAAAAAAAAATTCCTCATTGAGGAATTTTACATGTAAATCAGTTGAGGTCTCTCCACATATTGACCAGATACTAATATATATTTTTTGATTTCATTCATCGCCCAATCCAGCTTATTTTTATCATTAGCATATACTGTAGCAATAGGTTGGCCTTTCTTTATGAAGTCACCTATTTTCCCGCCTAACATTATGCCAACCGATAGATCTATTGTGTCTTCTTTTGTAGATCTTCCAGCACCTAATCTCATGGCGATAAGACCTAAGTCTAATGCATACAAATCTTTTATATACAAATCTTCATCAGCAATCCACGATTCAACGTATTTAGCCTGTGGCAGCAATGAAAGATCATCTACTATCCTTTCATCTCCACCTTGAGCTTTTATAAACTCTCTAAACTTTTCCAAGGCCTTTCCACTTGTCAATGCTTCTTCCATCATCTTCTTTGCTTCATCGGTATCTTTTGCAACACCAGCAATTGTAAGCATATCAGCACCTAAAACCATGCACACATCGATAAGGTCCTTCGAACCATTTCCTTTTAAAACATCAATAGCTTCTACTACTTCCAATGAATTGCCAATAGCAAGTCCCAATGGCTCATCCATATTTGTAACGTGTGCTATTGTCTTTCTTCCAACGGAATTGCCTATCTCAACCATGAGATTTGCAAGCTTTTTGGCGCTTTCTATGTCCTTCATAAAAGCACCGCGGCCCACCTTTACATCCAGCACAATTCCATCAGCACCAGACGCAATCTTCTTGCTCATTATAGAGCTTGCTATAAGTGGTATCGAATCGACTGTGGCGGTTACATCTCTTAAAGCGTAAAGCTTCTTATCGGCTGGTGTCAGATTGCTGGATTGCCCTACGACAGCTATGCCGTATTTATTCACATTGTCTATAAATTCTTGTTCACTTAGTTCAACCCTCATGCCCGGTATTGATTCAAGCTTATCTATCGTACCACCGGTATGGCCCAATCCTCTTCCAGACATCTTTGCAACAGGAGCACCACACGCTGCCACAAGAGGCGCTAAAACTAGAGTAGTAGTATCTGCGACACCGCCAGTAGAATGTTTATCAACCTTAATACCTTTTATTTCCGATAAATCAAGCACATCACCAGAATGGGCCATAGCCATCGTCATGTTTGCTGTCTCTTCGTTCGTCATGCCATTAAAGTATATAGCCATCAAAAGAGCACTCATCTGATAATCAGGTATATAGTCTTTTGTGTATGAAGATATGATGAAATCTATCTCGTCTTTTGTAAAGGTGCCTCCATCTCTTTTCTTCATTATAAGGTCGTACATTCTCATAAAAGATCCTCCTTATCAAAATGGCAATTCATTAAGAAATGACGTTCCATGGCCAGTTCCCTCAACGTCAAATATTTCTGCAATGGTTGCGGCAATATCAGAAAATGTCTGTCTTACGCCTAAATCTGTACCATGTGTAAATTTGCGGTTGTACACCAAAAGCGGCACATACTCCCTTGAATGGTCTGTGCTGGCCGTCGTAGGATCATTTCCATGATCTGCTGTAATAATGAGCAAATCATCATCGTTAAGCTTTGACATTATTTCAGGAAGGTGGTCATCAAAATATCTAAGTGCATCTGCATATCCTTGAGGGTTGTTTCTATGTCCGTAAAGCATATCGAAATCCACTAAATTTGTGAATATAAGGCCATTTTTTACTTTATCCAATGCTTTTAAAGTCGCAATTATGCCATCCTTATTATTAGTAGAATGGTCTTTTCCCGTTATGCCACATCCTGCAAATATGTCTTCAATCTTGCCTATCGCAAAAACCTCATGCCCTGCGTCTTTTAACTTATCCAATATAGTCGGGCTAAATGGTTTTAAAGAAAAGTCCCTTCTGTTTTCCGTTCTCACAAAATTCCCCGCTTCCCCAATAAAAGGCCTTGCAATGACTCTGCCTACCGCATAATCGCCTGTCAGTATTTCTCTGGCTATCTCACACATCTCATAAAGCTCATTTAAAGGTATAACGCCTTCATGGGCAGCGATTTGAAAAACGCTGTCAGCCGATGTGTAAACTATCGGATAACCTGTCTTTACATGTTCTTCTCCCAATTCTTCTATTATCTCTGTCCCCGATGCAGGCTTATTTCCTATGACTTTTCTTCCTATTCTTTCTTCAAACTTATTTATCACTTCATCAGGAAATCCATTTGGAAATGTAGGAAAAGCCTTATCTATCCAAAGACCTGCTATCTCCCAATGTCCCGTCGTCGTGTCTTTGCCTGCAGAATGTTCTTGCATCTTCCCATAAGCACCTATAGCCGACTTATCAGCCTCTACACTTTTTAGCGGCAGTATGTTGCCAAGTCCCAATTTCCCTAAATTAGGAAGCTTTACTCCTGTCACATCGCATATGTGTCCAAGAGTATTTGAACCTACGTCACCATATTTATTCGCATCTGGCGCTTCACCAGCTCCAACGCTATCTAATACAATAAGTAAAACTCTGTTTACCATTTAATCACCTCTATCAATAATGCCCTCAACAAATAATATTAAATAAATATCACGAATATTATTTTTCATCTTTCAGAGAAAATGCATACGGAAGAAGATCTTTCGCTTTTTTTATTACAAAATCTCCTTTCATGTTTCCCAAGATGACAGTCATGTCTTCTCCACCTAACTCGTACATGACTTGTCTGCATGCGCCGCAAGGTGACACAGGTCCATCTGTATCGGCTACAACTGCAATCGCCTCTATATCTCTATCACCATTTGCATAAGCGCTAAAAAGTGCAGTCCTTTCAGCACAATTAGTAAGTCCATATGAAGAATTTTCGATATTGCATCCTTTATATATCTTCCCATTACTTGTTATGACGCAGGCACCGACTTTAAATTTAGAATATGGTGCATAGGCACTTTCCCTCGCCTCTTTTGCAACCTCCAACAGCTTTTCGTAATCCATAATCATACCTCCCATCAGTCCCGCTTCCTGATGACGTAAAAGTCGAACTTATCAGCATTAAAATAATTTGATGAGAAAAGAATCGGCCTATTGTTTTCATCGTAATGTATTTGCTCTAAAAGCAAAACCGAACCATTTTTCCCTATATTAAGCTTTTTCTCCAATATAACATCATTCTTCACGACTTTAATGCTTGATACAGCATACGTTATCTTTATGTTGTACTCTTTTTCCAAGAAAGTAAACATAGATTCTTGGAAACCGCTAAAATTATCTCCTACAATTTTGTAGGGCAATCTATCAACACAGTAGACAACAGGTATGTCATCAGCAGTCCTTACCCTCTCAACTTTGTAAATTTCTTCACCAGGATTTAGCTTTAATTTTTCTGCCTCACTTTCTAAAGCAGGCAATCTGTAGAAAGTAAAATCCTTTGTGCCAGGCTTCATCCCTTGCCTTTTAATAAGGGACGTGACGCTGAAAAGCTCCTCAAGCCCACTTCTTATTATCGGCTTTTTCCGGACAAATGTCCCGACGCCTTGCTGCTTCGTTATAAGGCCTTCATCTTCCATTATTCTCATAGCTTCCCTGAGTGTAGCCCTGCTTATGCCAAATTCTTTCGATAGAGAAGCTTCAGAAGGAAGTTTCATTCCTTCCTTCCATACACCAGTCTTAATAAGCTCCTCCATCTTATTCAATGCTAATTCATAAAGTGGCTTTTTGTCAGGAATTAACATATTAATCCTCATTTCTTAGGAGTATACGGAACACCATCTGCCGCAGGTGATACACTCTTGCCGCCAACACCTACCAAAGCCAAAACTGTGAGAATATATGGAAGCATCATTATTATATTCTTGGACAAGGCACTGTTTTGAAGCTGCATGCTTAAAGCAGTAGCAAAGCCGAAAAGCAAAGCCGCACCAAAAGAGCCGAAAGGCGTCCATTTACCGAATATCATAGCTGCCAAAGCGATATAACCTCTTCCGCTGGACATATCTGTGCTAAAGCTGTTTAAAAGACCTATTGACAGATATGCACCGCCTATTGCTGAAAAAAGACCACTTAAAGTAACTCCTAAATACCTTAACTTTATTACATTGATTCCCGCAGTCTCAGCCGCTTCAGGATTTTCTCCAACGGCTCTTATCCTTAAGCCCAGATTAGTGTGAAATAAGAAGTAATCTGAAGCAAATATCAATATTATCATCAAATACACTATGACGCTGTTACCGCTTAATATCTGCCCTATAAATGGTATATTTTTAATAATAGGTATATCTATATTTGGAAGCATGGGTGTATCTGTAGGCGTACCACTGAACCCGAAAATTGTATTCAAAAGGTATGCTGTAAAACCCGATGCAAATA
This region includes:
- a CDS encoding cytidine deaminase: MDYEKLLEVAKEARESAYAPYSKFKVGACVITSNGKIYKGCNIENSSYGLTNCAERTALFSAYANGDRDIEAIAVVADTDGPVSPCGACRQVMYELGGEDMTVILGNMKGDFVIKKAKDLLPYAFSLKDEK
- a CDS encoding phosphopentomutase, translating into MVNRVLLIVLDSVGAGEAPDANKYGDVGSNTLGHICDVTGVKLPNLGKLGLGNILPLKSVEADKSAIGAYGKMQEHSAGKDTTTGHWEIAGLWIDKAFPTFPNGFPDEVINKFEERIGRKVIGNKPASGTEIIEELGEEHVKTGYPIVYTSADSVFQIAAHEGVIPLNELYEMCEIAREILTGDYAVGRVIARPFIGEAGNFVRTENRRDFSLKPFSPTILDKLKDAGHEVFAIGKIEDIFAGCGITGKDHSTNNKDGIIATLKALDKVKNGLIFTNLVDFDMLYGHRNNPQGYADALRYFDDHLPEIMSKLNDDDLLIITADHGNDPTTASTDHSREYVPLLVYNRKFTHGTDLGVRQTFSDIAATIAEIFDVEGTGHGTSFLNELPF
- a CDS encoding pyrimidine-nucleoside phosphorylase → MRMYDLIMKKRDGGTFTKDEIDFIISSYTKDYIPDYQMSALLMAIYFNGMTNEETANMTMAMAHSGDVLDLSEIKGIKVDKHSTGGVADTTTLVLAPLVAACGAPVAKMSGRGLGHTGGTIDKLESIPGMRVELSEQEFIDNVNKYGIAVVGQSSNLTPADKKLYALRDVTATVDSIPLIASSIMSKKIASGADGIVLDVKVGRGAFMKDIESAKKLANLMVEIGNSVGRKTIAHVTNMDEPLGLAIGNSLEVVEAIDVLKGNGSKDLIDVCMVLGADMLTIAGVAKDTDEAKKMMEEALTSGKALEKFREFIKAQGGDERIVDDLSLLPQAKYVESWIADEDLYIKDLYALDLGLIAMRLGAGRSTKEDTIDLSVGIMLGGKIGDFIKKGQPIATVYANDKNKLDWAMNEIKKYILVSGQYVERPQLIYM
- a CDS encoding GntR family transcriptional regulator, with translation MLIPDKKPLYELALNKMEELIKTGVWKEGMKLPSEASLSKEFGISRATLREAMRIMEDEGLITKQQGVGTFVRKKPIIRSGLEELFSVTSLIKRQGMKPGTKDFTFYRLPALESEAEKLKLNPGEEIYKVERVRTADDIPVVYCVDRLPYKIVGDNFSGFQESMFTFLEKEYNIKITYAVSSIKVVKNDVILEKKLNIGKNGSVLLLEQIHYDENNRPILFSSNYFNADKFDFYVIRKRD
- a CDS encoding methyl-accepting chemotaxis protein encodes the protein MTKTLRGELIRAFVVIGILLLVLSFTVNLGMINTKNNINNLKKFVINQVLYISNSQVQLAQYSSVLLNDVNNYTMGQSTKSALRTDLSNISQNVNNLGNALDDFKGTNIYNQLKSDVDSINDSIKNISSAIDSLNEKYILDQDSDKTLKVSYYATQIQNSMTDFSNKYSQGFLPMFNDMISQNDRTFKMSVAISAVILIVIIIYSLITVRRLRKLSRLINSEVSKSMEHSEKVLDSSIHLKKMAEENTGNIKMSRDGIEQLTESINTIAENANEVAMSISNVSEVNEELARSSDTLLSDMNSAISKIREIEENVKSQGDVVRNLINTLNQSLKNSKVNSNELKELDKKMGGIKEILSAISEIADQTNLLSLNAAIEAARAGEYGKGFAVVADEIRKLAKQSTDSVVKISEIIENITSYTGVTIDSVINDIDNSTKAAMEVNKVLDIFNDVKKAFDEISIVIGNISSVTSETAASSDKTLNAVKSVMGASQNISAQVEELLASSEQLLDIINRVDENNTKNLDYVNNQVAFTEEQKANMESITKVVKKL
- a CDS encoding ABC transporter permease is translated as MKEILLNPQLWSATLAMATPLALPALGGTFSERSGVVNIAMEGIMLIAAFFAVLFAHLTGSAWLGLLGAIIVGMIVAVIFAWAAVTLTADQVILGMAINIFASGFTAYLLNTIFGFSGTPTDTPMLPNIDIPIIKNIPFIGQILSGNSVIVYLMIILIFASDYFLFHTNLGLRIRAVGENPEAAETAGINVIKLRYLGVTLSGLFSAIGGAYLSIGLLNSFSTDMSSGRGYIALAAMIFGKWTPFGSFGAALLFGFATALSMQLQNSALSKNIIMMLPYILTVLALVGVGGKSVSPAADGVPYTPKK